From Cecembia calidifontis, one genomic window encodes:
- a CDS encoding M14 family zinc carboxypeptidase — MKKHLYLLAIAVIFFQLSALSQTLDENYIQKIKEFTTDERFLPKNLLDVVDHPSIPNPLKHFGHIIGAEGQIHRSEEIFNYYKKLAETSPMVKMQQMGVSEEGRPFFIVIIADEATISKLDHYKNQTALLADPRKTTPEQAEKIVMDSKPIYYVSGGMHATEMGSPEMLMELAYRLVTSPAQEIKKIRENVITVINPIMEPDGWDKQVDWYYRYTKGRENFDDGFPRSAPYWGKYVFHDNNRDGLQISQEITKSIFKAFFEFHPTVMLDLHESVPLLYISTGTGPYNDYVDPITQSEWQVMGNHDVAAVAAQGMPGAFTWAFYDGWWPGYGIWVANNHNSNGRFYETYGNAGADTYLRDISTARFAGDLATSKEWYRPDPATPQVYWSYRNNINYTQVGVIASLSYAADNAQLLLSNFYKKAWNSLEKGKKEGPKAFTISKSQKDPAMAAYLANQLLAQGIEVHENETHYIALTEQPYRNLLVSLMTPTAYPKDAKFPPYDAIAWTLPNLYGVEVKAKDSIDFNLSALKAVRSPVKYEGKVDGQGNTFVLTYKAQNTVLPALYAIRSQNRNAELSILPKSVVADGDTLPAGSILIKKINTNQAVKIASDFGLDLKAGGTGISTADQKQVQLPRVAIYNSWYNTQDEGWSRYTFEERGIPYTSIDKEDLKAGNLKSKFDVILLPRVRGNAKNFIHGIDKKFGPMPYTKTVQFPSHGFPASTNDMTGGPGFVGLENLRKFVEEGGLLITLDNTSSIIAELGIASELSPVSSGSLFHPGSIVMAKARKTDSPILYGYPETFNLFRGNGPLLQTDKYNRDMMLVQYGFQPLKDEIPYEGPVMGMKERRQSSKVDKKEEKNPPYVVSGMVRNEQEIIGHGAIFNMPVGRGHVLAFTFDPLHRYLNHHDAPLVWNALINWDKLK; from the coding sequence ATGAAAAAGCACCTTTACTTATTGGCGATCGCGGTCATTTTTTTCCAGTTGTCCGCACTATCGCAAACCCTTGATGAGAATTATATCCAAAAAATCAAGGAGTTTACCACAGATGAAAGATTTCTGCCCAAAAACCTCTTGGACGTGGTGGACCATCCGAGCATTCCCAATCCATTGAAGCATTTTGGTCATATCATAGGAGCTGAGGGACAGATTCACCGTTCTGAAGAAATCTTCAATTATTATAAAAAACTTGCAGAAACATCGCCAATGGTTAAAATGCAGCAAATGGGTGTTTCGGAAGAGGGTAGACCATTCTTTATCGTCATCATTGCCGATGAAGCTACCATTTCTAAATTGGATCATTATAAAAACCAAACGGCTCTGTTAGCAGATCCAAGAAAAACCACCCCGGAGCAGGCGGAGAAAATTGTTATGGATAGCAAACCCATCTATTATGTATCTGGCGGGATGCATGCCACTGAAATGGGTTCTCCCGAAATGCTGATGGAACTTGCTTACAGATTGGTGACTTCTCCTGCCCAAGAAATCAAGAAAATCAGAGAAAATGTCATAACCGTGATCAATCCCATTATGGAGCCTGATGGATGGGACAAGCAGGTGGATTGGTATTACCGATACACGAAAGGAAGAGAGAATTTTGATGATGGATTTCCGAGAAGTGCGCCTTACTGGGGTAAATATGTATTCCATGACAACAATAGGGACGGCTTACAGATCTCTCAGGAAATTACAAAGTCTATTTTCAAAGCTTTTTTTGAGTTTCATCCCACCGTCATGCTGGATCTTCATGAGTCTGTACCTTTGTTGTACATTTCTACAGGTACAGGGCCATATAATGATTACGTAGATCCTATTACCCAAAGTGAATGGCAGGTAATGGGTAACCATGATGTGGCAGCTGTGGCGGCTCAGGGAATGCCGGGGGCATTTACCTGGGCATTTTATGATGGGTGGTGGCCAGGCTATGGCATTTGGGTGGCCAATAACCACAATTCCAACGGACGTTTTTACGAGACTTATGGCAATGCAGGGGCAGACACCTATTTGAGAGACATCTCTACTGCTCGTTTTGCGGGAGATTTGGCCACATCCAAAGAGTGGTATAGGCCTGATCCAGCCACACCTCAGGTATATTGGTCTTACAGAAATAACATCAATTACACTCAGGTTGGAGTGATTGCTTCTTTATCTTACGCAGCAGACAATGCCCAACTTTTGCTGAGCAATTTTTATAAAAAGGCCTGGAACAGTTTGGAAAAGGGCAAAAAAGAAGGGCCAAAAGCCTTCACTATTTCAAAATCACAAAAAGATCCTGCTATGGCCGCTTACCTGGCCAATCAGCTCTTGGCACAGGGGATAGAGGTTCATGAAAATGAGACCCATTATATAGCACTAACCGAGCAGCCTTATCGCAACCTGTTGGTGTCTTTGATGACGCCTACTGCCTATCCAAAGGACGCCAAATTTCCACCCTATGATGCTATCGCTTGGACCTTGCCTAACTTATACGGTGTGGAGGTGAAAGCGAAAGATAGCATCGATTTTAATCTTTCAGCTTTAAAAGCTGTTAGATCTCCCGTAAAGTATGAGGGAAAAGTTGATGGTCAGGGCAATACTTTCGTCTTGACGTACAAAGCCCAAAACACCGTGCTCCCCGCTTTGTATGCCATCAGGTCTCAAAACAGAAATGCTGAATTGAGCATACTTCCAAAATCAGTTGTTGCAGATGGAGATACCTTGCCAGCCGGTTCAATTTTGATTAAAAAAATCAATACCAACCAAGCTGTCAAAATTGCATCTGACTTTGGTTTGGATCTGAAGGCTGGAGGAACCGGAATTTCAACGGCTGACCAAAAGCAGGTTCAACTTCCCCGTGTTGCCATTTACAATTCATGGTACAATACCCAAGATGAAGGTTGGTCAAGGTATACCTTTGAGGAAAGGGGGATTCCATACACTTCCATTGACAAGGAGGATTTGAAGGCAGGTAACCTGAAATCAAAATTTGATGTGATTTTATTGCCGAGGGTAAGGGGTAATGCTAAAAATTTCATCCATGGCATTGATAAAAAATTTGGCCCCATGCCTTATACCAAGACGGTACAATTTCCTTCACATGGTTTCCCTGCTTCCACAAATGATATGACTGGCGGTCCGGGTTTTGTGGGTTTGGAAAACCTAAGGAAATTTGTAGAAGAAGGAGGTTTGCTCATCACTTTGGACAATACCAGCAGCATTATTGCTGAGCTTGGTATTGCATCAGAACTTAGCCCTGTCTCCTCAGGAAGCCTGTTCCATCCAGGTTCGATCGTTATGGCAAAAGCCAGAAAAACAGACTCTCCCATACTGTACGGATATCCTGAGACTTTCAATCTTTTTAGGGGCAATGGACCTTTGCTTCAGACTGATAAATATAACCGAGACATGATGTTGGTTCAATATGGGTTTCAGCCTTTGAAAGATGAGATCCCCTATGAGGGACCTGTAATGGGAATGAAGGAAAGAAGACAAAGCTCAAAAGTTGATAAAAAAGAAGAGAAAAACCCTCCTTATGTTGTTTCCGGTATGGTCAGAAATGAACAGGAAATAATAGGGCATGGAGCCATTTTTAATATGCCAGTAGGTCGCGGCCATGTATTGGCCTTTACCTTCGATCCATTACACAGGTATTTGAATCACCATGATGCCCCTTTGGTATGGAATGCCCTGATCAACTGGGATAAGTTAAAGTAA
- a CDS encoding metallophosphoesterase family protein has protein sequence MKRRPFLQKLSIITSMSTLMPFLNYGKMDFPEKIKLKFVVASDGHYGQPNTDYEANHRDLIQAILKENEVDFVVFNGDLIHDDPKWMSDVKKVYDSMQLPYYPVKGNHDRISEESWKNIWGIPADHRFVWKEHYGMIMANSSNEAGEYLCADLEFLKDSFEAFRNLPYVFLFIHISQNDWTLHGISCEPVLGLIAEYPNVRAVFHGHDHDVDGIMRNRKKPYLWSGHFGGSWGSPHPGFRVCEVGQDGKVVTYLKAIKDGMILNGHTI, from the coding sequence ATGAAAAGACGTCCCTTTCTCCAAAAACTTTCCATTATTACCTCAATGTCAACGCTTATGCCTTTTCTGAATTATGGGAAAATGGATTTTCCTGAAAAGATAAAACTGAAATTCGTAGTAGCTTCTGATGGACATTATGGACAGCCCAATACAGATTATGAAGCAAATCATCGGGACTTGATACAGGCTATTCTTAAGGAAAATGAAGTTGATTTTGTGGTATTTAATGGAGATTTGATCCACGATGACCCCAAATGGATGTCTGATGTGAAAAAAGTGTATGACAGCATGCAGCTTCCTTATTACCCTGTCAAAGGCAATCATGACCGTATTTCAGAGGAATCCTGGAAAAATATTTGGGGTATTCCTGCGGATCACCGATTTGTATGGAAAGAGCATTACGGAATGATAATGGCCAACAGTTCCAATGAAGCGGGTGAATATCTTTGTGCAGACTTGGAATTTCTGAAGGATTCTTTTGAGGCGTTCAGGAATTTGCCTTATGTATTTCTTTTCATTCATATTTCCCAAAATGATTGGACGCTGCATGGGATTTCCTGTGAACCTGTTTTGGGACTGATCGCGGAATACCCCAACGTGAGGGCCGTTTTCCATGGTCATGACCATGATGTTGACGGTATTATGAGAAACCGGAAAAAACCTTATCTATGGTCAGGACATTTTGGTGGCAGTTGGGGGTCTCCCCACCCAGGATTCAGGGTATGTGAAGTTGGTCAAGATGGCAAAGTGGTCACTTATCTGAAAGCTATAAAAGATGGTATGATCCTAAATGGTCACACTATATAA
- a CDS encoding sialate O-acetylesterase: MKKIFSYILFLLVVVVQFSCNEDSTLAEVTLPKFFGDNMVFQRNQPIRVWGIGTPGQKVKAIFNGVEKQTKIDKEGNWLLEFDPLPASGPYELEVNEKKFYDVQVGDVWVAGGQSNMEWVMSAQVEGLQQELADADYPLIRFFKIPHDYDAKEKFDVRGGEWRKANADNILNFSAVAWFFAKQNHLEKGVPVGIIESNWGGTPAEGWTEASKLLGLDFYKEKAKDVLDRQDYWIQEVVDNKVRELTRNDLVLAPQNGEIQGVGNLDFDDSQWQTVNLPEDNPFKDIAWFRKKFVLNDTDRYFMLNLGDIQQMAYVYLNGGRLFYKDWGQEVKEFPVPASMLNKGENILAVRVINTWNNAPILGKKDQLYLKSGNKKISLEGEWKYNNRVEEELPIVEWYNWLPGMMFNAMIAPIVKYPIKGVIWYQGESNAGDHQHYRELFGTMIQNWRERWGIGDFPFLYVQLANFMERREVQPESNWAYLREAQTQILSLPNTGMAVAIDIGDANDIHPRNKRDVGHRLWKAAQKIAYGDEVLYSGPVFKEFKKEGQNINLVFDFVGDGLKLSYGGEVKGFIISDQEGNFYPAKAMVINSKEVQVFHPLVENPREIRYAWADNPEVNLYNSENLPAVPFRIKLD; encoded by the coding sequence ATGAAGAAAATTTTCTCTTATATTCTGTTTCTATTGGTTGTTGTAGTTCAGTTTAGCTGCAATGAGGACAGTACCCTAGCGGAAGTAACCCTACCCAAGTTTTTTGGAGACAATATGGTGTTCCAAAGGAATCAACCCATTCGTGTATGGGGGATTGGAACTCCAGGTCAAAAGGTTAAGGCCATTTTCAATGGGGTAGAAAAGCAGACTAAAATTGATAAAGAGGGCAATTGGTTATTGGAATTTGATCCATTACCAGCTTCTGGTCCGTATGAGTTGGAAGTGAATGAAAAGAAATTTTATGATGTGCAGGTGGGTGATGTTTGGGTAGCAGGTGGCCAATCAAATATGGAATGGGTGATGAGTGCCCAAGTGGAAGGCTTGCAGCAGGAGTTAGCTGATGCAGATTATCCCTTGATCCGGTTTTTCAAGATTCCGCATGACTATGATGCAAAGGAAAAATTTGATGTTAGGGGAGGAGAGTGGAGAAAGGCCAATGCTGACAACATTTTGAATTTTTCAGCAGTTGCTTGGTTTTTTGCCAAGCAAAACCATCTGGAAAAGGGCGTTCCAGTTGGAATCATAGAAAGCAATTGGGGAGGTACTCCTGCAGAGGGATGGACTGAAGCAAGCAAACTGCTTGGGCTTGATTTTTACAAAGAGAAAGCCAAGGATGTTTTAGACAGACAGGATTATTGGATCCAGGAAGTGGTTGATAATAAAGTCAGAGAACTAACGAGGAACGATCTGGTATTAGCTCCTCAAAATGGGGAAATCCAGGGAGTGGGCAATTTAGATTTTGATGATAGCCAATGGCAAACTGTTAACCTTCCGGAAGACAATCCTTTTAAGGACATTGCCTGGTTCAGAAAGAAGTTTGTCCTAAACGACACAGATAGGTATTTTATGCTTAACCTGGGCGATATCCAGCAGATGGCCTATGTTTATCTAAACGGGGGAAGGCTTTTTTATAAAGATTGGGGACAAGAGGTAAAGGAATTTCCAGTGCCTGCAAGTATGTTGAACAAAGGGGAAAACATTCTGGCGGTACGGGTCATCAATACTTGGAACAATGCTCCGATTTTAGGTAAAAAGGATCAGCTTTATCTCAAGTCAGGCAATAAAAAGATTTCTCTTGAAGGAGAATGGAAGTACAACAATCGGGTAGAAGAGGAACTTCCAATTGTGGAATGGTACAATTGGTTGCCTGGCATGATGTTCAATGCCATGATTGCCCCGATCGTAAAATACCCTATCAAAGGCGTAATTTGGTATCAGGGAGAAAGCAATGCAGGAGACCATCAGCATTATAGGGAGTTATTTGGAACAATGATTCAAAATTGGCGGGAGCGATGGGGGATTGGAGATTTTCCTTTTCTATACGTACAGCTTGCCAATTTTATGGAAAGGAGGGAAGTACAACCAGAATCTAATTGGGCTTATCTTAGGGAAGCACAGACCCAGATCCTATCTCTACCCAATACGGGAATGGCTGTTGCCATTGACATAGGTGATGCAAATGATATCCACCCAAGAAATAAAAGGGATGTGGGGCATCGGCTATGGAAAGCAGCTCAAAAAATAGCTTATGGTGATGAAGTACTATATTCTGGGCCTGTATTCAAAGAATTTAAGAAGGAAGGCCAAAATATAAACCTTGTTTTTGATTTTGTAGGAGATGGTCTGAAATTGTCTTATGGAGGTGAAGTAAAGGGATTTATCATTTCCGATCAGGAAGGAAATTTTTATCCGGCCAAAGCGATGGTCATCAATTCAAAGGAGGTACAGGTGTTTCATCCACTAGTGGAAAATCCAAGAGAAATCCGGTATGCTTGGGCGGATAATCCTGAGGTTAACTTATACAATTCCGAGAATCTACCAGCGGTTCCTTTCAGGATTAAGCTGGACTAA
- a CDS encoding carcinine hydrolase/isopenicillin-N N-acyltransferase family protein, whose protein sequence is MKETYEVILSKPFQMWGAEMGVNEFGLAIGNEAVFTRVKIKKDNAGLTGMDLLRLALERSKNPKEAIACIAQLLEAFGQDACGGYKNNDFFYHNSFIIADSTSAYILETAGKSWALKIIPTIGSISNGLQIGTDYDEIHLAEEKLNFPFHYLPKPKPFSFQGYFSDFLYTTAGKAKKRQNCSFGMMESQNGRFNVEKAMAILKTHDKDEEVFEPKNATTASLCMHATGYTNPSTTTGSMVAEIRNNIPSTVWLTGTSMPCLSVFIPFFLGTTTLKNFPQPGASPDNSLWWKAEIVHRWVCDDYQNRKKTISQDLFLLQADFLKKESELMKDRASLKTLETFSSECLQKVNYFYSRLIQKEGIRFSPA, encoded by the coding sequence GTGAAAGAAACCTATGAGGTTATCCTTTCCAAACCTTTTCAGATGTGGGGAGCAGAAATGGGAGTAAATGAATTTGGACTGGCCATTGGAAATGAAGCGGTCTTTACAAGGGTTAAGATTAAGAAAGACAATGCTGGTCTTACAGGAATGGACTTATTGAGATTGGCATTGGAAAGGTCCAAAAATCCCAAAGAAGCCATAGCATGCATAGCCCAATTATTGGAGGCTTTTGGTCAGGATGCATGTGGTGGATATAAAAACAATGATTTTTTTTATCACAACAGTTTTATCATTGCTGATTCTACTTCTGCCTATATTTTAGAAACTGCTGGAAAATCATGGGCTTTGAAAATTATTCCAACCATTGGTTCTATTTCAAATGGGCTACAAATCGGAACAGATTATGATGAAATCCATTTGGCTGAAGAAAAACTTAATTTCCCTTTTCATTACCTGCCCAAACCAAAGCCCTTTTCCTTTCAGGGATATTTTTCGGATTTTCTCTATACCACGGCCGGAAAAGCAAAGAAAAGACAAAACTGCAGCTTTGGTATGATGGAATCACAAAATGGCAGATTCAATGTAGAAAAAGCCATGGCAATTTTAAAAACACACGACAAAGATGAGGAGGTTTTTGAGCCCAAAAATGCCACTACCGCCTCCCTTTGCATGCATGCCACAGGCTACACCAATCCAAGTACGACTACAGGGAGCATGGTAGCGGAAATCAGAAATAATATTCCCTCCACTGTATGGCTTACCGGAACATCCATGCCATGCCTTTCAGTTTTTATCCCTTTCTTTCTTGGAACTACTACACTAAAAAATTTTCCCCAACCGGGCGCATCACCTGACAATTCCTTGTGGTGGAAAGCTGAAATCGTACACCGCTGGGTTTGTGACGATTATCAAAACAGGAAAAAAACCATAAGCCAAGATTTATTTTTGTTGCAGGCTGACTTTTTAAAAAAAGAATCGGAACTGATGAAAGACAGGGCATCATTAAAAACTTTGGAGACATTCAGTTCAGAATGCCTCCAAAAGGTAAATTATTTTTATTCCAGATTAATTCAAAAGGAAGGTATAAGGTTTAGTCCAGCTTAA
- the pgi gene encoding glucose-6-phosphate isomerase, producing the protein MKNIDPTTTASWQQLLQFSKVHRDLQIKDLFQDRNRFSEFSIQLEDLLLDYSKNRLNKDIFSTLIALGNDCGLKEAIEAMFSGEKINGTEGRAVLHTALRNRSNTPVFVNGKDVMPDVNAVLAQMKAFAEQISSGTWKGYTGKSIKSLVNIGIGGSDLGPVMVTEALKPYQNPSLEVFFVSNVDGTHISETLKKVDPETTLFFIASKTFTTLETMTNAHTARNWFLEKAKDEAAIAKHFVALSTNAKAVAEFGIDTQNMFEFWDWVGGRYSLWSAIGLPIACAIGFDNFEKLLEGAHSMDQHFRNTDFSKNIPVIMALIGIWNTNFLGASSEAILPYDQYLHRFAAYFQQGNMESNGKYVSRNGEKVSYTTGPIIWGEPGTNGQHAFYQLIHQGTHLIPCDFIAPAISHNPIGDHHIKLLSNFFAQTEALMNGKTIEEVKAEMAKAGKSQDEITRIAPHRVFEGNRPTNSILVKQITPYTLGQLIAMYEHKIFVQGVIWNIYSFDQWGVELGKVLANAILPELEDDKVISSHDASTNGLINAYKKFRKLRD; encoded by the coding sequence ATGAAAAATATTGACCCTACCACCACTGCATCTTGGCAGCAACTTTTACAATTTAGCAAAGTACACAGGGATTTGCAGATCAAAGATCTCTTTCAGGATAGAAATCGCTTTTCAGAATTCTCAATCCAACTGGAGGATCTATTATTGGATTATTCCAAAAACAGACTGAATAAAGATATTTTTTCCACTTTAATTGCTTTAGGGAATGACTGTGGATTGAAAGAAGCCATTGAGGCCATGTTTTCGGGTGAAAAGATCAACGGTACTGAGGGAAGGGCTGTTTTGCATACAGCATTGAGAAACCGCAGCAATACACCGGTATTCGTCAACGGCAAAGATGTCATGCCGGATGTGAATGCTGTTTTGGCCCAAATGAAGGCTTTTGCAGAACAAATTTCAAGCGGGACTTGGAAAGGATACACTGGTAAATCTATCAAATCTTTGGTCAACATTGGTATTGGAGGCTCAGACTTAGGGCCCGTGATGGTGACTGAAGCCCTTAAACCTTATCAAAACCCCAGTTTGGAGGTGTTTTTTGTATCCAATGTTGACGGCACACATATATCAGAGACATTGAAGAAAGTGGATCCTGAGACAACCCTTTTCTTTATAGCCTCCAAGACCTTTACAACCCTGGAGACCATGACCAATGCCCATACGGCAAGAAATTGGTTTTTGGAAAAAGCAAAAGATGAAGCGGCCATTGCCAAGCATTTTGTAGCCCTATCCACCAATGCCAAAGCCGTGGCGGAATTTGGAATTGACACCCAAAACATGTTCGAGTTTTGGGACTGGGTAGGAGGAAGGTATTCCCTTTGGTCCGCCATTGGACTTCCCATTGCTTGCGCCATAGGTTTTGATAATTTTGAAAAACTTCTGGAAGGTGCCCATAGCATGGACCAGCATTTCAGGAATACGGATTTTAGCAAAAATATTCCTGTGATAATGGCATTGATAGGCATTTGGAATACCAATTTCTTAGGGGCAAGTTCTGAAGCAATTCTTCCTTATGATCAATACCTTCACCGATTTGCAGCATATTTTCAGCAGGGTAATATGGAGTCCAATGGGAAATATGTTTCCCGCAACGGTGAAAAGGTATCCTACACCACTGGACCCATCATTTGGGGCGAGCCGGGAACTAATGGGCAACATGCCTTTTACCAGTTGATCCATCAGGGAACCCATTTGATTCCATGTGATTTTATTGCTCCGGCAATTTCGCACAATCCAATTGGGGATCACCACATCAAGTTGCTCTCCAATTTCTTTGCACAAACGGAAGCCTTGATGAATGGGAAAACCATAGAGGAAGTAAAGGCTGAAATGGCTAAGGCAGGTAAATCCCAAGATGAGATTACGAGAATAGCTCCTCACCGTGTTTTTGAAGGAAACAGACCTACGAATTCCATTTTGGTCAAGCAGATCACGCCGTACACCCTTGGTCAATTAATCGCCATGTACGAACACAAGATTTTTGTCCAAGGAGTTATCTGGAATATTTACAGTTTTGATCAGTGGGGCGTTGAATTGGGCAAGGTTTTGGCCAATGCTATTCTTCCAGAGTTGGAGGATGATAAGGTTATCTCCAGCCATGATGCCTCTACCAATGGCTTGATCAATGCTTATAAGAAGTTTAGAAAACTTAGAGATTAG
- a CDS encoding IS4 family transposase has protein sequence MSNITLFSQIIKKIERSIFKKLVEEKQTDKGCKGFDSWTHLVSMLFCHFAKSTSVRDISNGLRSATGNLNHLGIAKAPSKSSISYQNKRRDSDLFKELYYELLKHLGQQASLSRVKLRIKAPVYLLDSTVVSLCLSMFDWATFRTKKGAVKMHTLLDYDGKLPVYVNITEGSMADNKGAYDIPLEKGSVIVADRYYNDFPMLNIWDSKGVFFVIRHKDNLKFSTINERRLPENTAQEVLIDEEIELVNPQSKVKYPGKLRRVAVWDEKNRQTVELITNNFKWSAKTIGDLYRCRWEIEIFFRDIKQLLHIKTFIGTSKNAVMIQIWTALITILLLKVMKATAKFGWHLSNLVAFIRLNIFVKIELQKWLDKPFEDHEKPPQKSQQGVLFPDYR, from the coding sequence ATGAGTAATATTACATTGTTTTCTCAGATTATTAAAAAAATCGAGCGTTCAATTTTCAAGAAACTGGTTGAAGAGAAGCAAACGGACAAGGGCTGCAAAGGCTTTGACAGCTGGACGCATTTGGTTTCCATGCTTTTTTGCCATTTTGCCAAAAGTACTTCTGTAAGGGATATTTCAAACGGCCTGCGTTCGGCCACGGGGAACCTCAACCATCTGGGGATTGCCAAGGCACCATCCAAGTCCAGTATCAGTTATCAGAACAAGCGCAGGGACTCTGACCTGTTCAAGGAGCTGTATTACGAGCTTCTGAAGCATTTAGGACAGCAGGCGTCCCTGAGCAGGGTAAAACTACGGATCAAGGCTCCCGTCTATCTGCTCGACTCCACGGTGGTAAGTCTTTGCCTTTCGATGTTTGACTGGGCAACCTTCAGGACCAAAAAGGGTGCTGTAAAGATGCATACGCTTCTGGACTATGACGGGAAACTCCCTGTTTATGTGAATATTACAGAAGGAAGTATGGCAGACAATAAAGGCGCTTATGATATTCCTTTGGAGAAAGGATCCGTTATAGTGGCGGACCGCTATTACAATGACTTTCCGATGCTCAACATTTGGGACAGCAAGGGGGTCTTTTTCGTCATAAGGCACAAGGATAACCTTAAGTTCAGCACAATCAATGAACGTCGACTCCCTGAAAATACTGCACAGGAAGTACTGATAGACGAAGAAATTGAACTGGTAAACCCGCAGTCAAAAGTGAAGTACCCCGGAAAACTCAGAAGAGTGGCTGTATGGGACGAAAAAAACCGACAGACCGTCGAACTGATTACCAATAACTTCAAATGGTCAGCAAAGACAATCGGTGATCTTTACCGGTGCCGATGGGAGATTGAGATCTTCTTCAGGGACATCAAGCAGTTACTCCATATCAAAACCTTTATCGGAACATCGAAAAATGCCGTGATGATCCAGATATGGACCGCGCTGATCACCATTCTGCTCCTAAAAGTGATGAAGGCAACCGCTAAATTCGGATGGCATCTGTCCAATCTGGTTGCATTTATCAGACTGAACATATTCGTTAAAATAGAGCTGCAAAAGTGGCTGGACAAACCCTTTGAAGACCATGAAAAACCTCCTCAAAAAAGCCAACAGGGGGTTCTATTTCCGGATTACAGATAA
- a CDS encoding serpin family protein produces the protein MKNVILLLTAIFLAAASCNPVQNSDIEPVEANLRQLTSNEAEMVQSNVDFALRFFQEMEKENLDNHFTGPFSIHQALSMAMNGNEGDILQEYLDVLAFHGLTKEEANTAIKSLTEYLKNVDPKVKVNIANGIWYREGLRVQAPFKTAMETYFNANISALNFEHPNAHQVINNWIASQTNDLIKDMLNSIPREAVMYLVNAIYFKGDWKFQFDPQKTKKEPFFPEKGGSVQVDMMESKEKVTLKTGGNGRVNYLEIPYSTGQYQMAIIQANSGTLSSILPEITTENLALWSENSRESNVILKMPKFKMRYKEENLNSKLENMGLVTPFSPNPANFTKIFEGSFPPMLISRVIHEALIEVDEKGTEAAAATIIEISVTSMPSGPSIIKLDKPFYFLIKEKNSGSILFMGKLGNPSLL, from the coding sequence ATGAAAAATGTCATCTTACTCTTAACCGCGATTTTTTTGGCAGCTGCTTCCTGCAATCCTGTCCAAAATTCGGATATTGAACCTGTGGAAGCTAACCTAAGACAATTGACCAGTAATGAGGCTGAGATGGTCCAAAGCAATGTGGATTTTGCCCTCCGCTTTTTTCAGGAGATGGAGAAAGAAAACTTGGACAATCATTTCACAGGGCCATTTAGCATCCATCAGGCACTTTCTATGGCCATGAACGGCAATGAAGGTGATATTTTACAGGAGTACCTAGATGTTTTGGCCTTCCATGGGCTGACAAAAGAAGAGGCCAATACAGCTATAAAAAGCCTAACAGAATATTTAAAAAATGTAGACCCAAAGGTTAAAGTCAATATTGCCAATGGTATTTGGTATAGAGAAGGATTAAGGGTTCAGGCACCATTTAAAACAGCCATGGAAACTTATTTCAATGCAAATATCAGTGCGCTCAACTTTGAACATCCCAATGCCCATCAGGTCATCAACAATTGGATTGCATCCCAGACCAATGATCTGATCAAGGATATGCTCAATAGTATTCCAAGAGAAGCAGTGATGTACCTTGTGAATGCCATTTATTTCAAAGGAGATTGGAAGTTCCAATTCGACCCTCAAAAGACCAAAAAAGAACCCTTCTTTCCCGAAAAAGGCGGATCGGTTCAGGTGGATATGATGGAATCCAAAGAAAAAGTTACCCTAAAAACCGGAGGAAATGGGAGGGTGAATTATTTAGAAATCCCCTATAGTACGGGACAATACCAAATGGCTATTATCCAAGCCAATTCGGGAACCTTAAGCAGCATCCTTCCAGAAATCACCACCGAAAATCTGGCGCTGTGGTCTGAAAACTCAAGGGAATCAAACGTCATCCTAAAAATGCCTAAATTTAAAATGAGGTATAAGGAGGAAAATTTAAACAGTAAATTAGAAAACATGGGATTGGTAACACCATTCAGTCCAAATCCCGCCAATTTCACCAAAATCTTTGAGGGCTCGTTTCCTCCCATGCTGATCTCAAGAGTCATTCATGAAGCGCTAATTGAAGTGGATGAAAAAGGAACTGAAGCAGCCGCAGCCACTATAATAGAAATCAGTGTAACATCCATGCCTTCAGGGCCAAGCATCATAAAATTGGACAAACCTTTTTATTTTCTAATCAAAGAGAAAAACTCAGGCTCGATATTATTTATGGGCAAATTGGGAAACCCTTCCCTTTTGTAA